The Bdellovibrio sp. ZAP7 DNA segment AACGGCACCTTCTTTTTTGACTTGGGCAGCAAGATCCACCAAATTTTCTTCAACAGTTGGATCTGGATGGTGATTCGGGAATGTACCATCTGGTTCTTCAAACAGGATTGTCGGTTTCAAACCACAGGCTTCGAACAAACCGCGAACTACGGAACCACCAGCTCCGTTACCGCAGTCTAAAACGACCTTAACGTTTTTCATTTGGCCGAATTCTTTTTTGTAGTGTTCGTAGTAGCTTGGGCGGATGTCGAAAGATTCAACAGAACCTTTTCCATCGATATATTCACCTTTTTCGATAATTTTGCGAAGCTCTTGGATTTCTTCACCAAAGATGGTCGTTTTACCCAAAGAAATTTTGAAACCATTAAATTCTGGAGGATTATGAGAGCCAGTTACTTGAACGGCGCCATCCACCTTCATTGTGAAGGTCGAGAAATAACACACAGGGCTCGTTACAAGGCCCAAGTGAATAACTTTAGCACCTGAATCAACGAAACCTTTTTCCATGCTTTTAACGATCGCCGGAGAGCTTACACGGGCGTCGTGGCCGATCGTCAGTGTTGGATTAGAAATGTTTTTAACGTTCTTCATGTGAACTACGAATGCGCGCGCCAAAAGATAAGCGAAATTGTCGTCAAACTGACCGTTGTAAACGCCACGGATGTCGTATTCTCTGAAAATTACCGGTTGATACATAGAAACCTCACTTCAACTAGGTATTGGAAAATATTAGAAATAATCCTAACTAGGACTGCTGTCGAGTCAAATTAATAGACCAGCGAATAGCATCAATCATAGAGTTGGGATTGGCTTTATTTTTGCCAAAAATATCCTTCGCTGTGCCGTGATCGACACTCGTGCGAACGAATGGAATTCCCAGGCTGATGTGCACTCCACTATCTTGTCCATGAATCATCTTAAAAGGGATTAAACCTTGGTCATGATACAGGCATAAATACACGGAATATTTTTTCCAGTTCTCTTTAAAAAAAGCCGCATCGGGAACTAATGGACCCACATAGGGAATACTTTTTTCTTTAGCAAAAGAAGCCAGGTTTGGAAAAACCAATAGCTCTTCGCCGCCGATCATCCCCTGCTCGCCCGCATGAGGATTTAAGCCTAATATGCCAATGGGTTTGGACCGTTTGGAGGCTGGTAAAGATTTGCGTAATTGATCTGCATGCAATAAGGCTTCAGCGACCGTACTAAAACTGATGTGCTTTGAAATATGAGCAACTGACAAATGCCCTGTCGCCAAAACGACATTGAATTCACTGCCCGCAAATCCCATATGCACAGTTTTGGTTCTGGAAACGCGCTTAAGAATGTCGGTGTGCCCAAGGTCTTTAAAGCCAGCATCTTTGATCAAAGTTTTTGATAAAGGAGCCGTTGCCATGCCGTCGAGTTGCTTTTTCATGCAGGCTTTGGCGGTGGTTTCAACCCAATGAGCCGGCGACAAGTCAGAGCAGATATCAACCAGATAAGGACCCTCGATTTTTAGGCCCTCTTCAAGCGAGTCGACAACAATGCGTTTGAATTTCTGATCGATGAGTTTTAGATATTTTGCAGAGGCGCTGTCGTTTCGCCATAGGAAGAATTGCACACCTTTTTGTGGACCGAGTTTGTGAAGGGCCTTGGCTGTGACTTCAAAGCCAATCCCATCATCATCGCCCGTGGTAAGTGCAATTCGTTTGTTACTCATTAATTCTGATAAAAGAGTCGTCGCGTTTGTTTTGTAACCAAAGACGAAGTTGTCTTTTGAAACTAGCTTCCAAAAGTTGAGCTTTGATGCGGTCTTTTTGTTTTTCAAACTTAGGATCTGGCGTCAGCTTTTTAGTCGTCAATTTTACGATGTGGAAACCCAGACGAGATTTTACGATTCCTGTTGTTTCACCAACTTTAAGGCTCGAGATAGCTTCCTCAATTTCCGGAATGAATTCGCCGGATTTAAAAGTACCCAAAGCACCGCCAGCAGAGAAATTTGGATCTTCACTGAATTGTTGCGCCAAAGTTTCAAAGTTTTCCCCGGAACGAAGTTTCGAAAGAGCTGTCTCAGCGCGTTTGTATGCAGCTTCAGAGCCACCTTTTTTTGGAGAAAAGAAGATGTGGGAAACGGAGAACTCGTCAATTGCGGGCTTATTGTTTGGATTTGATTTTAGATATTCATTCAAAGCGTCTTCATCTGAAATACGCAATTTTGAAATGATCTCTGTATCCATCAAATTCTGCTTTTCGATCTTTTCTTTTAGAAAAATTTTGTATTCAGGGATATTGATGCCTTGGCCCTTAAGAATGCTCATAAGCTCGGTTTCGCTTACGTTATTTCTTTTGGCCATGTCTTTGAACTCTTGTTCAACACGGTCATTCGTCACAGTCAGATTCAGGCGCTTGATTTCAGACGAAAGAATCTTTTCGTTAATCAAATAGTCCATCTGCGCTTTGCGATCTTTCTTTAAAGCATCAGCAGACTTACCATCCATCAAAGCGTCATCAATCATACCTGGCTTTGCAATACGACTTTGCAATTCCTTAAGGTCAGATTCCAAGATGATTTCGTTGTTCACAACAGCCAAAGTTTTTTCAACGACTTCGGCTTTAACCGGTACTGCTAAAAATAAAGAAACAAGCAAACTAATCATTATTCCCTCGGGTATCTACGGAGATGGAATTCATCAACTCGTAGTCCTTTAGAACTTTACTACTTCTGAGCTGGGCATCAAGCCACGCCACGTATTCTGCCTGCTCGCGTTGTGCTTTAAGCGCGCGCGTAATCTGGGGGCGAACCTCTTCGAGAGTCAAAGTAGACGCTGGAGCCTTTTTTTCCACACGAATTAGGTGAATCCCGAAGGGACTTTTGATCATTTGTACGCCAACAGAGTTTGTGAACAGGCGGTCAAAGTAATCCACGGTTCCTTTTTCAATCCAACCGATAACGCCACCCTGCTTGGCCTCGGGAGTGATGGAGAATTTCTTGGCAAGTTCCGCGAAATCTTTGGTTTTTAGATCCGTTTTAATCGCGTCTGCTTTGGATTCTTCATCGACGACGATCTGGCGGATATAAATGCGCTCTTTGCGTTTATACATATCCTTGTGGTCATCGTAATAACGTTTAATCTCTTCTTCAGCGATCGGTTTAGCCTTCTCATTAATCTTTTTGAAAACTTCACGTTCAATCAGGCTGTAACGAAGTTCTTCGCGCCATTCTGCAAAGGATAGGTTCTCTTGAGCCAAAGCACGGCGGAAAGAAAGATCATCAGGATAGTTGGCTCGGAGCTTATCCACTTCCTTATCCAGACTGTTTTCAGAAACCACGATGCTTTGCGCGCGTGCCCAATCCAAGGTTAAGCTCTTCACCAAAAAATCGCGAAGAATTTCTTCTTTGATTCTTTGAACGTTGTTGGGATCTTTGGCGGCCAACGCATCAAAGTTTTTAAGCTTACGTGCCAACTGATTTGCGAATTCCTTCGCCGTCAGAACGTGTTCATTTACTTTCTCAACAGGTTGTTTAGAAAGTTTTTGATATTTGGAAGGACAACCCGCCAACAACATGCTTGTTAAAATAAAAAGCCCCGTTTTGGCGGGGCTCTTTAGGAATTTCATCTGCTAGTTCCTTATTTGATAAGGTTTTTGTTTTCTTTGATCGAGTACGATTTTTTCAATTTTTCGAAGTACTCATTAAAGATCACTTTTCTTTTCTCATCGTATACTGCCGCTCTGATTTGGCGTTTATCCGCATTTTCGAAGCTGCGACGACCTGTTACTTTGATGATGTGGAAGCCATATGGAGATTCGATGAGCCCCTTGATGTCACCGACCTTCATGGAAGCTGCCGCCTCATAGTATGCAGGAACGATTGTTACACGTGATTGCCAACCGATGTCGCCACCAGCTTGCTTTGAAATCGCGTCGTCTGAATAAAGTTTAACCAGCTCTTCAAACGGACGTTTTGATTTTTTAACTTCCGTATAGATTTCTTCAGCACGTTTTCTAGCTTCAGCGATTTGTGCCGGAGTTGCACCTTGTTTAAACTCAATCAAGATGTTGCTAGTGCGGATTTCAGGATTGTTTTTGTACCAATCTTGCAATTCTTTGTCAGAAATCGTGATTTTTTGAACTTTAGGACCCAACTCTTTTTCCAAAAGAGCTTTGTACATCGCCTGACGAAGTTGGTCTTGAACGATAGGATCTTTTTCTAGATTGCGCTTTTCAGCCTCTTGCAAACCCACTTCATAACGAACCATATCTTCCAGGAAAAGATCTTTCGGTGGAGGGTTTGTCGTTTTAGATTTGATGTCGTTGTATTTCTTATTGAATTCATCAAGAGTGATCGTTTTTTTGCCCACCTGAGCTAACACTTCCGAAGATTTCTGCGCGAACGCCGGTGCTGCGATGAGCATCAAGATGCTGATAACTAATTTCATACTTTAAAAGTCCCTTTTAAAAGTTGATGCAAACTATGTTAAAACGCTAGCACTAGGCCTTATTATCCGCAATGAAATTAACAGCTTGCTGACGAGTCTGGTGTAAAAGGGACTCTAACTCTAGAGCAAGGTCTGGGTTTCTTGGATCCTGCTCCTTTGTGACTGGAGGAAGACATTCACTCCAAACAATCGTCACTTTCGCGAAGGGTTTAGGCAGGAAAGTTTTATTCCAGGATCTTGGGAAATAAATCGCACGATCAACGTACACGCCAGCCGCATAAATCGGGCCGTGAATCATGCGTGATAATTCAAAAACTCCGGGCTTTACTTTGTGTAACGGACCTTTAGGGCCATCCACCGCAAAGCTGCAATTTCCCCCGTCTTTTACTAAACGCAAAAGACCTTTCAGCGCTTGAACACTGCCACGAGAAGAGGATCCGCGACTGGTTTTTGCGCCCATCCATTTCAGTACAGTTGCCATCAGTTCGCCGTCTTTGGATTGAGATGCAATCGTGGCAATTCGATAGCGTTTAACGATAGAAAGAAGTGCCAGCTCGTCACCATGCCAGTGAGCAAGTACAACCGGGTTCTTATTTTCCAGGGATTTTTTAAGTGATTCAGGCTCGAAAAGACGAACCCTCCACGTCCATGAGAGGGTTCGATAAAATACAAACACAATAATCGGAAGGATGTATTTCCTAAACACGATTAGTGGTGAAGAGCCTTTTTGAACTCTTCAGTCAATTTTGGAACGATATCAAAAGCGTCACCTACGATACCGTAAGTTGCTTTTTGGAAGATTGGAGCATTTGCATCGTTGTTAATAGCAACGATAACTTTAGATGAACCCATACCTGCCAAATGTTGAATCGCGCCCGAGATACCAACCGCGATGTACAATGTTGGAGCTACTGTTTTACCAGTTTGACCAACTTGCATACCGTGTCCTACCCATCCAGCATCGACTACTGCAC contains these protein-coding regions:
- a CDS encoding phosphomannomutase/phosphoglucomutase, which translates into the protein MYQPVIFREYDIRGVYNGQFDDNFAYLLARAFVVHMKNVKNISNPTLTIGHDARVSSPAIVKSMEKGFVDSGAKVIHLGLVTSPVCYFSTFTMKVDGAVQVTGSHNPPEFNGFKISLGKTTIFGEEIQELRKIIEKGEYIDGKGSVESFDIRPSYYEHYKKEFGQMKNVKVVLDCGNGAGGSVVRGLFEACGLKPTILFEEPDGTFPNHHPDPTVEENLVDLAAQVKKEGAVCGIGFDGDADRIGVVDHTGRMVYGDELMTIVSRAILETNKGAKIVGDVKCSDRLYHDISKHGGQPIMWKTGHSLIKEKIKVEKAPFGGEMSGHIFFADRNFGYDDAPYAGLRLVEILAKTGKTIPQLLEGLPPAFNTPEIRIDTTEEKKVLIVEKMKEAFKGGPGADYQVNLTDGIRLSFEDGWALCRASNTQPVLVVRYEATTAEGMKRIQDRVEAVVNKYL
- a CDS encoding 4-hydroxythreonine-4-phosphate dehydrogenase PdxA, encoding MSNKRIALTTGDDDGIGFEVTAKALHKLGPQKGVQFFLWRNDSASAKYLKLIDQKFKRIVVDSLEEGLKIEGPYLVDICSDLSPAHWVETTAKACMKKQLDGMATAPLSKTLIKDAGFKDLGHTDILKRVSRTKTVHMGFAGSEFNVVLATGHLSVAHISKHISFSTVAEALLHADQLRKSLPASKRSKPIGILGLNPHAGEQGMIGGEELLVFPNLASFAKEKSIPYVGPLVPDAAFFKENWKKYSVYLCLYHDQGLIPFKMIHGQDSGVHISLGIPFVRTSVDHGTAKDIFGKNKANPNSMIDAIRWSINLTRQQS
- a CDS encoding peptidylprolyl isomerase encodes the protein MISLLVSLFLAVPVKAEVVEKTLAVVNNEIILESDLKELQSRIAKPGMIDDALMDGKSADALKKDRKAQMDYLINEKILSSEIKRLNLTVTNDRVEQEFKDMAKRNNVSETELMSILKGQGINIPEYKIFLKEKIEKQNLMDTEIISKLRISDEDALNEYLKSNPNNKPAIDEFSVSHIFFSPKKGGSEAAYKRAETALSKLRSGENFETLAQQFSEDPNFSAGGALGTFKSGEFIPEIEEAISSLKVGETTGIVKSRLGFHIVKLTTKKLTPDPKFEKQKDRIKAQLLEASFKRQLRLWLQNKRDDSFIRINE
- a CDS encoding peptidyl-prolyl cis-trans isomerase produces the protein MKFLKSPAKTGLFILTSMLLAGCPSKYQKLSKQPVEKVNEHVLTAKEFANQLARKLKNFDALAAKDPNNVQRIKEEILRDFLVKSLTLDWARAQSIVVSENSLDKEVDKLRANYPDDLSFRRALAQENLSFAEWREELRYSLIEREVFKKINEKAKPIAEEEIKRYYDDHKDMYKRKERIYIRQIVVDEESKADAIKTDLKTKDFAELAKKFSITPEAKQGGVIGWIEKGTVDYFDRLFTNSVGVQMIKSPFGIHLIRVEKKAPASTLTLEEVRPQITRALKAQREQAEYVAWLDAQLRSSKVLKDYELMNSISVDTRGNND
- a CDS encoding peptidylprolyl isomerase, translating into MKLVISILMLIAAPAFAQKSSEVLAQVGKKTITLDEFNKKYNDIKSKTTNPPPKDLFLEDMVRYEVGLQEAEKRNLEKDPIVQDQLRQAMYKALLEKELGPKVQKITISDKELQDWYKNNPEIRTSNILIEFKQGATPAQIAEARKRAEEIYTEVKKSKRPFEELVKLYSDDAISKQAGGDIGWQSRVTIVPAYYEAAASMKVGDIKGLIESPYGFHIIKVTGRRSFENADKRQIRAAVYDEKRKVIFNEYFEKLKKSYSIKENKNLIK
- a CDS encoding lysophospholipid acyltransferase family protein, with product MFRKYILPIIVFVFYRTLSWTWRVRLFEPESLKKSLENKNPVVLAHWHGDELALLSIVKRYRIATIASQSKDGELMATVLKWMGAKTSRGSSSRGSVQALKGLLRLVKDGGNCSFAVDGPKGPLHKVKPGVFELSRMIHGPIYAAGVYVDRAIYFPRSWNKTFLPKPFAKVTIVWSECLPPVTKEQDPRNPDLALELESLLHQTRQQAVNFIADNKA